One segment of Clostridium botulinum DNA contains the following:
- the spoVE gene encoding stage V sporulation protein E, producing MRVSKLRKKNMGQIDYGIFYSVVLLLAVGVVMVYSASSYYAMFKNNDSMYFLKRQLVWAVLGMIVLCTTMSIDYHKIKKYTLWLMIGCIPLLLVVFLFPGVNGAQRWIQIGPMSFQPSELAKYVVVLFLAKGIEMKGDGIKNFSTGIVPYLFVSGIYAALVLAEKNLSIASVIMIVTFIVLFSAGGRIKHLFGIVAPLMVSAAVLFTVGEPYRRARMLNFVDPWKDPTGNGYQLIQSFYALGAGGITGLGLGQSRQKTLYMPEPHNDFIFAIIGEELGLIGCLCIITLFVVFIWRGIKVAMSAKDTYGTLLAIGITSVVAVQSLINIAVVTGSMPVTGVPLPFISYGGTSLVINMAAMGVLLNISRQTEGKKGV from the coding sequence ATGAGAGTTAGTAAACTCAGAAAAAAGAATATGGGTCAAATAGACTATGGAATATTCTATAGTGTAGTTTTGCTATTAGCAGTTGGAGTTGTTATGGTATACTCTGCAAGTTCTTATTATGCTATGTTTAAAAACAATGATAGTATGTACTTTTTAAAAAGGCAACTTGTGTGGGCTGTTTTGGGAATGATAGTTTTATGTACCACAATGTCAATTGATTATCATAAAATTAAAAAATATACGTTATGGCTTATGATTGGGTGTATACCGTTATTACTAGTTGTGTTTCTATTTCCTGGAGTAAATGGAGCTCAAAGATGGATTCAAATAGGTCCAATGTCATTTCAACCTTCTGAATTAGCTAAATATGTAGTAGTTTTATTTTTAGCTAAAGGCATTGAAATGAAAGGCGATGGAATAAAGAATTTTTCAACAGGTATAGTGCCATATTTATTTGTTTCAGGAATATATGCGGCATTAGTCTTAGCTGAAAAAAACTTAAGTATAGCATCTGTAATAATGATAGTTACATTTATTGTTCTTTTTTCAGCGGGAGGAAGAATAAAACACTTATTTGGAATAGTTGCTCCACTTATGGTAAGTGCAGCTGTATTATTTACTGTTGGAGAACCCTATAGAAGAGCAAGAATGCTTAATTTTGTAGATCCATGGAAAGATCCAACAGGGAATGGATATCAATTAATTCAATCTTTTTATGCATTAGGTGCAGGTGGAATTACAGGGCTTGGTTTAGGCCAATCAAGACAAAAGACACTATATATGCCGGAACCGCATAATGACTTTATATTTGCAATAATAGGGGAAGAATTGGGCTTGATCGGTTGTTTATGCATAATAACACTTTTTGTAGTATTCATATGGAGAGGTATAAAAGTTGCTATGAGTGCAAAAGATACTTATGGAACTTTATTAGCAATAGGTATAACATCTGTTGTTGCAGTACAATCTTTAATAAATATTGCAGTTGTAACTGGATCTATGCCTGTTACAGGGGTACCATTACCGTTTATTAGTTATGGTGGAACATCGCTTGTAATAAACATGGCAGCTATGGGAGTCCTCTTAAATATATCGCGTCAGACTGAGGGGAAAAAAGGTGTTTAA